The following proteins come from a genomic window of Cyanobacterium sp. T60_A2020_053:
- a CDS encoding RibD family protein, whose translation MKKLHYTGIIAMSVDGKISQHSHKPAHFTSSHDKAHLEQQISLCDGIIFGGSTLRAYSTTMTVKNPQWLAERAKRGQPPQPLNFVCSVSGKFDLNCRFFQQPVSRILLTTTEGLTNCQKYVNNSAYFEEVMVSEKGGKEGINWLEITAKLAEKGLEKIAILGGGELMASLWAENLIDDLWVTICPVILGGKDAPSSVGGRALDLPLSLELIEVKRIEQELFLHYSNPK comes from the coding sequence ATGAAAAAACTCCACTACACAGGAATAATCGCCATGAGTGTTGACGGCAAAATCAGTCAACATAGCCATAAACCAGCGCACTTCACCAGTAGCCATGACAAAGCGCACCTCGAACAACAAATTTCCCTCTGTGATGGTATTATTTTTGGTGGTAGTACATTGAGAGCTTATAGTACTACCATGACAGTTAAAAACCCTCAATGGTTAGCAGAAAGGGCAAAAAGAGGGCAACCACCACAACCCCTTAATTTTGTTTGCTCTGTTAGTGGTAAATTTGATCTTAATTGTCGCTTTTTTCAGCAACCCGTGTCACGCATTTTATTAACTACCACCGAAGGCTTGACAAATTGCCAAAAATATGTTAACAATTCAGCTTATTTTGAAGAAGTGATGGTAAGTGAAAAAGGAGGAAAAGAGGGGATTAATTGGTTAGAAATAACGGCAAAATTAGCAGAAAAAGGATTAGAAAAAATTGCTATTTTAGGAGGAGGAGAATTAATGGCTTCCTTATGGGCAGAAAATCTAATTGATGATTTATGGGTGACAATATGCCCCGTTATTTTAGGAGGTAAAGATGCCCCATCTTCGGTAGGGGGGAGGGCGCTGGATTTGCCCTTATCCTTGGAACTAATTGAAGTAAAGCGCATTGAACAAGAGTTATTTTTACACTATAGCAATCCTAAATAA
- a CDS encoding Crp/Fnr family transcriptional regulator, protein MAKKNPSESNIINCLINHSYLFKGLNEKELTSFLPSDSLTREKLFSNRPVFTAFAPDEDLDSLYVVLEGGPIILRSNPLDRILSITYSGSCFGMRSLPFSYGLASRGFPSLVEAYKTTYIAKIPLSAFKQIYDHFEIVQGRYVKLFELREKFTYHLLNCSSYPPQAVASLLRALIYQERELENQPNEKGIYVLDLAVEVIAKSCQLNQRTVEQVLKGMQQEGLIKLDKNNSTSDDVIHILKPEELKEVYSATRDKVSWWPLR, encoded by the coding sequence ATGGCGAAAAAAAATCCTAGTGAATCTAATATCATTAATTGTTTAATCAATCATTCCTATTTGTTTAAAGGATTAAATGAGAAAGAATTAACTTCTTTTTTACCCTCAGACAGTCTCACTAGGGAAAAACTGTTTTCTAATCGTCCTGTTTTTACTGCTTTTGCACCGGATGAGGATTTAGATAGTCTTTATGTGGTGTTGGAAGGAGGACCCATTATTTTGCGCAGTAACCCTTTAGATCGTATTTTGTCTATCACTTATAGTGGTAGTTGTTTTGGAATGCGTAGTTTGCCTTTTAGTTATGGGTTAGCTAGTCGAGGTTTTCCTAGTTTGGTGGAGGCTTATAAGACAACTTACATTGCAAAAATTCCCCTTAGTGCTTTCAAACAAATTTACGATCATTTTGAAATTGTGCAAGGGCGCTATGTTAAATTATTCGAGTTAAGGGAAAAATTTACTTATCATCTCCTTAACTGTAGTAGTTATCCTCCCCAAGCGGTGGCATCTTTGTTGAGGGCTCTGATTTATCAAGAAAGAGAATTGGAAAATCAACCGAATGAGAAGGGGATTTATGTGTTAGATTTGGCAGTGGAAGTCATTGCGAAGTCTTGTCAGTTAAATCAGCGCACGGTGGAGCAAGTTTTAAAGGGTATGCAACAGGAAGGGTTAATTAAACTAGATAAAAATAATAGCACTTCTGATGATGTGATCCACATTTTAAAACCAGAGGAATTGAAAGAGGTTTATAGTGCTACGAGAGATAAGGTTTCTTGGTGGCCTTTACGGTAA
- the hisD gene encoding histidinol dehydrogenase, whose translation MLRIITDQGEAKQELIRISNRTHNDETYIQEGIVKEIIATVRKHGDQALFDYTQKFDRQTINESNIKVSGAEIDTAYQQISRDLLSAIQLAARQIEAFHQQRVPKSWVNFPSDGITLGRRYTPVDRAGLYIPGGRASYPSTVLMNAIPAKVAQVPRIVMVTPPSQDAKINPAVLVAASEAGVTEIYRVGGAQAVAALAYGTETIPKVDVITGPGNIFVTLAKKEVFGTVGIDSLAGPSEVLIIADHQANPIHVAADLLAQAEHDPLAAAILITNYPPLGEAVCQEVVKQLENHPRKVLTEKAIAHYGVVIITENLMDAVELSNLFAPEHLELEVENPWDLTTYIRHAGAIFLGNSTPEAVGDYVAGPSHTLPTSGAARYASALGVETYMKSSSLIEYSGRALKNVASAIITLTEAEGLPSHGDSVRFRLDR comes from the coding sequence ATGCTGAGAATAATCACCGATCAGGGCGAAGCGAAACAAGAGTTAATCAGAATTAGCAATCGTACCCATAATGATGAAACCTATATTCAAGAAGGTATTGTCAAGGAAATTATTGCTACTGTGAGAAAACATGGTGATCAAGCCTTGTTTGATTATACTCAAAAATTTGATCGCCAAACTATCAATGAAAGCAATATTAAAGTTAGTGGTGCGGAAATTGATACAGCTTATCAACAAATTTCCAGAGATTTACTTTCCGCCATTCAACTCGCCGCGCGCCAAATTGAGGCTTTTCATCAGCAAAGAGTGCCTAAGTCTTGGGTGAATTTTCCTAGTGATGGCATTACCCTTGGCAGACGTTATACACCGGTGGATCGCGCTGGTTTATATATACCGGGAGGGCGCGCGTCATACCCTAGCACAGTTTTAATGAATGCCATTCCAGCGAAGGTGGCACAAGTGCCTCGCATTGTCATGGTAACTCCTCCTAGTCAGGATGCGAAAATTAATCCGGCGGTTTTAGTGGCGGCCAGTGAAGCAGGAGTAACGGAAATTTATCGGGTGGGGGGCGCTCAAGCGGTGGCTGCCCTTGCCTACGGCACGGAAACCATCCCCAAAGTAGATGTCATCACTGGACCGGGTAATATATTTGTAACATTAGCGAAAAAAGAAGTTTTCGGTACGGTGGGCATTGATTCCCTTGCTGGACCTAGTGAGGTGTTAATTATTGCAGATCATCAAGCTAATCCCATCCATGTGGCGGCAGATTTATTGGCACAGGCTGAACATGATCCTTTAGCGGCTGCCATTTTAATTACTAATTACCCTCCTTTAGGGGAAGCGGTATGTCAAGAAGTGGTTAAGCAGTTAGAAAATCATCCCCGTAAGGTGTTAACGGAAAAAGCTATTGCCCATTATGGGGTAGTGATTATCACAGAAAATTTGATGGATGCGGTAGAGTTGTCTAATTTATTTGCACCTGAACATTTAGAGTTAGAGGTAGAAAATCCTTGGGATTTAACTACTTATATTCGTCACGCTGGCGCTATTTTCTTGGGTAATTCAACCCCTGAAGCGGTTGGCGATTATGTGGCAGGTCCTAGTCATACTTTACCGACTTCCGGTGCCGCGCGCTATGCTTCGGCTTTAGGGGTGGAAACTTATATGAAGTCTTCGAGTTTGATTGAGTATAGTGGGAGGGCGCTGAAAAATGTGGCTTCGGCAATTATTACCCTCACTGAAGCGGAGGGTTTACCTTCCCATGGTGATTCTGTGCGCTTTCGTCTCGATAGATAG
- a CDS encoding DUF86 domain-containing protein: MSLYSKHLDYISFAENELVYDAVIKNLQIIGKAVKQIPMEIKDKYRLLKWRNITGLRDIVIHAYFSLEDETIWDIIQSKITPLQITMEYIINQENMYYSDIHFVFK; this comes from the coding sequence ATAAGTCTTTACTCAAAACACTTAGATTATATTAGTTTTGCTGAAAATGAATTAGTATATGACGCAGTTATCAAAAATTTACAAATTATAGGTAAAGCAGTTAAGCAAATACCAATGGAAATTAAAGATAAATATCGTTTACTGAAATGGCGAAATATTACAGGGCTAAGAGATATTGTGATTCATGCTTATTTTTCTCTGGAAGATGAAACTATTTGGGATATTATTCAAAGTAAAATTACCCCTCTTCAAATTACGATGGAATATATCATAAATCAGGAGAATATGTATTATAGTGATATTCATTTTGTTTTTAAATGA
- a CDS encoding TldD/PmbA family protein, giving the protein MDAKNLLHLAQKRHFDAVEVYEIHSHSQPICFEANRLKQIEVSEVRGRALRIWYNGCAGVAVAYGDFNPDDLIDKALSIAQLNEPETVHLNSNNRLIYQEKFTPSSLEQLINEGRRALDLIKQSFPDAISSLDIEIETETTTIVNSQGLYCQYTDHNISSSLGVELVKDEDFLGIYDGTYSRDTLSLDNVINNIFTRLKWAKNNSRVKTKQMPILFTNNAVTILWEIISEALNGKKIIDKSSPWCESMGKQVISPLISISQQTDFQPYNCPFDDEGTPCQNYDLIKQGKIANFYGDLKSARQLGINPTGNGFRPSLGAYPAPDLVNLVVAKGADNFQKMVESIEYGLIIDQVLGNEADISGDFSLNVDLGYLVRHGEIIGRVKDTMVTGNIYQALQSITNVGNDNTWNGSCYTPAVIVDSLSVVSD; this is encoded by the coding sequence ATGGATGCCAAAAATTTACTCCATCTTGCCCAAAAGCGTCATTTTGATGCTGTGGAAGTGTATGAAATCCATTCTCACTCTCAACCAATTTGTTTTGAAGCCAATCGGTTAAAACAAATTGAAGTATCGGAAGTGAGGGGAAGGGCGCTGAGAATTTGGTACAATGGTTGCGCCGGCGTAGCGGTGGCTTATGGTGATTTTAACCCCGATGATTTAATTGACAAAGCCTTGAGTATTGCTCAATTAAATGAACCTGAAACTGTCCATCTGAATAGTAATAATCGCCTTATTTATCAAGAAAAATTCACCCCTTCTAGTTTAGAACAGTTAATTAATGAGGGGCGGAGGGCGCTGGATTTAATTAAACAAAGTTTTCCTGATGCTATTAGTAGTCTTGACATAGAAATAGAAACGGAAACTACTACTATTGTTAATTCTCAAGGTTTATATTGTCAATATACTGATCATAATATTAGTAGTTCTTTAGGAGTAGAATTAGTTAAAGATGAGGATTTTTTGGGTATTTATGATGGAACTTATTCTCGTGATACTCTATCATTAGATAATGTAATAAATAATATTTTTACTAGATTAAAATGGGCTAAAAATAATAGTCGAGTAAAAACAAAACAAATGCCTATTTTATTTACTAATAATGCAGTAACTATCCTCTGGGAAATTATTAGCGAAGCCTTAAACGGTAAAAAAATTATCGACAAATCATCCCCTTGGTGTGAAAGCATGGGAAAACAAGTAATTTCTCCATTAATCAGCATTTCTCAACAAACTGATTTTCAACCCTATAACTGCCCTTTTGATGACGAAGGCACACCATGTCAAAATTATGATTTAATTAAGCAGGGAAAAATTGCTAATTTTTACGGAGATTTAAAAAGCGCCCGCCAACTAGGTATAAATCCTACTGGTAATGGTTTTCGCCCCAGTTTAGGCGCATATCCTGCCCCCGATTTAGTTAATTTGGTAGTGGCGAAGGGCGCTGATAATTTTCAAAAAATGGTGGAATCCATAGAATATGGATTAATAATTGATCAAGTATTGGGTAATGAAGCTGATATATCAGGAGATTTTTCTCTTAACGTTGATTTAGGTTACTTAGTGCGCCATGGCGAGATTATCGGTAGAGTAAAAGATACAATGGTGACAGGAAATATCTATCAAGCGTTGCAAAGCATTACTAATGTCGGCAATGATAATACATGGAATGGCTCTTGTTATACCCCTGCGGTGATAGTTGATTCTCTTTCTGTAGTTAGTGATTAA
- a CDS encoding trans-splicing intein-formed DNA polymerase III subunit alpha C-terminal partner DnaE-C (main replicative polymerase), protein MVKIIRRRALGLANVYDIGVEKDHNFLLQNGLVASNCFNKSHSTAYAYVTYQTAYLKANYPVEYMSALLTASSDSQDKIEKYRENSIKMGIEVKPPDVNYSYRDFTPQGKQIIFGLSAVKNLGENAIENILEAREECGGKFKDIQEFFTKINFKVINKRALETLIYAGAFDSIHSNRRQLIEGLGALIDWVQKKHKEQETGQLNILDYLSANTITPNLPVFENIPQLPKIADFSSQEKLKTEKEALGFYVSEHPLKPLLNSVNILSPITINELGEQKARKKVSLVGMLTSIKSHIDKNNNTMAFLTIEDISGQVDAVVFASTYDEVKENLKEDTPLIIWGKVDKNREKPQILIDNIELIEQVKMVYINISAEEANQPQIQGKLKSILQEQSGEKYKATIPVFAVINGLTERIFVRFGESYWVQNVENTLSALQYAGFNAYQQKITS, encoded by the coding sequence ATGGTCAAGATTATTCGGCGGAGGGCGCTGGGGTTAGCAAATGTTTATGATATAGGAGTAGAAAAAGATCATAATTTTCTACTTCAAAATGGCTTAGTTGCTTCAAATTGTTTTAATAAATCTCACTCTACGGCTTATGCTTATGTCACTTATCAAACAGCATATTTAAAAGCAAATTATCCTGTAGAATATATGTCAGCTTTGCTCACCGCTAGTAGTGACAGTCAAGACAAAATTGAAAAATATCGAGAAAACTCCATCAAGATGGGCATAGAAGTTAAACCCCCTGATGTTAACTATTCTTACCGAGACTTTACTCCTCAAGGAAAGCAAATTATTTTTGGCTTATCCGCAGTGAAAAACTTAGGGGAAAATGCTATTGAAAATATTTTAGAAGCTAGGGAAGAATGTGGTGGAAAATTTAAAGATATTCAAGAATTTTTTACTAAAATTAACTTTAAAGTTATCAATAAAAGAGCATTAGAAACTCTTATCTATGCCGGTGCTTTTGACTCCATTCATAGTAATCGCCGACAACTTATCGAGGGGTTAGGGGCGCTGATTGATTGGGTACAAAAAAAACATAAAGAACAAGAAACTGGACAGCTTAATATATTAGATTATTTGAGTGCTAATACAATTACACCTAATCTTCCAGTATTTGAAAATATACCTCAATTACCAAAAATAGCTGATTTTTCTAGTCAAGAAAAACTGAAAACTGAAAAAGAAGCATTAGGATTTTATGTATCTGAACATCCTCTTAAACCTCTACTAAATTCTGTCAATATTTTATCTCCTATTACTATTAATGAATTAGGAGAACAAAAAGCACGAAAAAAAGTATCTTTAGTAGGAATGCTTACGAGCATAAAATCTCATATTGATAAGAATAATAATACTATGGCATTTCTAACTATTGAAGATATTTCAGGTCAAGTTGATGCGGTAGTTTTTGCTAGTACCTACGATGAAGTTAAAGAAAATTTAAAAGAAGATACTCCCCTAATTATTTGGGGAAAAGTAGATAAAAATAGAGAAAAACCACAAATTTTAATTGATAATATTGAATTAATAGAACAAGTAAAAATGGTATATATTAATATTAGTGCAGAAGAAGCCAATCAACCTCAAATACAGGGTAAATTAAAAAGTATTTTACAAGAACAATCAGGAGAAAAATATAAAGCAACAATACCAGTTTTTGCGGTGATAAATGGTTTAACTGAGAGAATTTTTGTGCGTTTTGGGGAGAGTTACTGGGTGCAAAATGTTGAAAATACCCTCAGCGCCCTCCAATATGCAGGATTCAACGCTTATCAACAAAAAATTACATCATAA
- the dusA gene encoding tRNA dihydrouridine(20/20a) synthase DusA, with translation MNLPRYLVSVAPMMDYSDRHFRYIMRLMTKKSLLYTEMINTQAIIHGDRHKLLDFSEEEKPVALQLGGDNPQQLAECAKIGQDWGYDEINLNVGCPSARVQSGNFGACLMAQPHKVAQCVEAMSGAVTIPVTVKHRIGIDQQDSYEFMADFVRIVAESGCRRFVVHARKAWLQGLSPKENRDIPPLRYEEVYRLKKEFPDLLIEINGGIKTIDEMHHHLNYVDGVMVGRIACDNPYLMAQVDQQIYGDLSPILSREDIINNLADYVDKKCALNIKLNTIMRHLLQIFAGQPGTKLWKRYITENGNSPHADFQVVRRALDLMRGC, from the coding sequence ATGAATTTACCCCGTTATCTCGTTAGTGTAGCGCCCATGATGGATTACAGCGATAGACATTTTCGCTACATCATGCGCCTAATGACTAAAAAAAGCCTACTATACACCGAAATGATTAATACACAGGCGATAATTCACGGGGATAGACATAAATTATTGGACTTTTCCGAAGAAGAAAAACCCGTCGCCCTGCAACTAGGGGGAGATAATCCTCAACAACTGGCGGAGTGCGCTAAGATTGGTCAAGATTGGGGCTATGATGAAATTAATCTTAACGTAGGTTGCCCCAGCGCCCGTGTCCAAAGCGGAAATTTTGGTGCTTGTTTGATGGCGCAACCGCACAAAGTCGCTCAATGTGTCGAGGCAATGAGTGGGGCAGTGACAATTCCTGTGACGGTGAAACATCGTATTGGTATCGATCAACAGGATAGTTATGAATTTATGGCAGATTTTGTCAGAATTGTTGCTGAGTCAGGATGTCGCCGTTTTGTTGTTCATGCGCGCAAGGCTTGGTTACAAGGTTTAAGCCCCAAGGAAAATCGTGATATTCCACCCCTTAGATATGAGGAAGTATATCGACTGAAAAAGGAATTTCCTGATTTGTTGATTGAAATTAACGGCGGAATTAAAACTATTGATGAGATGCACCACCATTTAAACTACGTTGATGGGGTGATGGTGGGTCGAATTGCCTGTGATAACCCTTATTTAATGGCTCAAGTGGATCAACAAATTTATGGTGATTTATCCCCTATTCTCAGTCGAGAAGACATCATTAATAATTTAGCGGATTATGTTGACAAAAAATGCGCTTTAAACATAAAATTAAACACTATAATGCGCCATTTATTACAAATTTTTGCAGGGCAACCCGGCACAAAACTATGGAAGCGTTATATTACGGAAAATGGAAACTCTCCCCATGCTGATTTTCAAGTGGTGCGGAGGGCGCTGGATTTAATGAGAGGGTGCTGA